From a single Chloracidobacterium thermophilum B genomic region:
- a CDS encoding class I SAM-dependent methyltransferase: protein MDAARRECRRLDVGCGRRKLPGAIGLDQVALPGVDVVHDLNVIPYPFPDGAFDEIHARHVIEHVASVPAFLAELHRIAAPGARLYIETPHYSSLGSWNDPTHRWHLSAYSFDYFAVGHPAAHYAGGGFRLLRIEITFLRLWRWLGVAWLVNAVNRHPRWRIFRKTWEEYLSFIIRARDIHATLEVVKPEPEAASGLQTTQQSV, encoded by the coding sequence ATGGACGCTGCGCGGAGGGAATGCCGCCGGCTCGATGTGGGTTGCGGACGACGGAAGCTGCCGGGGGCAATTGGATTAGACCAGGTGGCTTTGCCCGGCGTGGATGTCGTCCACGATTTGAACGTCATCCCCTATCCGTTTCCTGACGGGGCGTTTGATGAAATCCACGCCCGGCACGTCATCGAGCACGTGGCCTCGGTTCCGGCCTTTCTGGCTGAACTGCACCGCATTGCAGCACCGGGGGCGCGGCTCTACATCGAGACGCCGCATTACTCGTCGCTCGGTTCGTGGAATGACCCGACACACCGCTGGCATCTGAGCGCCTACAGCTTTGACTATTTCGCTGTCGGGCATCCGGCGGCGCACTACGCTGGCGGCGGCTTTCGCCTGCTCCGCATCGAGATCACCTTCCTGCGCCTGTGGCGCTGGCTGGGCGTGGCCTGGCTTGTCAATGCCGTCAACCGGCATCCACGCTGGCGAATCTTTCGCAAAACCTGGGAGGAATACCTCAGTTTCATCATTCGGGCGCGGGACATCCACGCCACGCTCGAAGTCGTCAAGCCGGAGCCAGAGGCAGCGTCTGGCTTGCAGACCACACAACAAAGCGTATAG
- a CDS encoding DEAD/DEAH box helicase translates to MRLPFEPASFPDVLNTLLQYDLTPAIIFLPSRRGCDEAVDSFRRTRLPDLSSEQQRRIANIVAEYPDEATYVEQHRQFFLLLRKGIAAHHAGQLPAWKHVVERAMAAGALRAVFATSTLAAGIDMPARSVVITASSLRSDDGHRDIKAFELAQMTGRAGRRGRDRVGFAIFVPGPFQDMHVIAEKLLSPPEPVESAFDANYTMALNLLQKMSPQAARSLIERSFRHFQNRKLADRLRPRLQEVKALLDADAELCPAGDRAQTFAAYRPIARELAAARKQLRRWQNAKRQLDLDDPDTRADYEAAVNTVRRLEAAAADFPCSTCSQVSNCAPRAAEMLEAQRRYEHLAARCSEIENGLWERFKKCVAVLQHYGYLDQHWQPTADGRWAAQLRVDNAVFVGELIRAGILDVESPRHLAALCGAIAAEDREFPLYEETRAEYLRPLRQVRGIAYAIADVQARYDNYCTMTIDYDAGRLLWTWADGQCTWEALLAMTEAVEGDVARLLLRTSDLLGQLAGLSASHPKLAEQARAAIYAIRRPPVED, encoded by the coding sequence GTGCGTCTGCCATTTGAACCGGCTTCCTTCCCGGATGTGCTGAACACACTGCTTCAGTACGACCTCACGCCAGCCATCATCTTCCTTCCAAGTCGCCGTGGGTGTGACGAAGCCGTGGACAGCTTCCGCCGGACGCGCCTGCCGGATTTGTCCAGCGAGCAGCAGCGGCGCATTGCCAATATCGTTGCGGAGTACCCCGACGAAGCCACCTACGTCGAACAGCACCGGCAGTTCTTTTTGCTGTTGCGAAAGGGCATTGCCGCCCACCACGCCGGCCAGTTGCCGGCCTGGAAACACGTCGTCGAACGGGCGATGGCGGCTGGCGCGCTGCGCGCCGTTTTTGCGACCTCGACACTGGCCGCCGGAATTGACATGCCAGCGCGCTCCGTGGTGATTACGGCTTCCAGCCTGCGCTCCGATGACGGCCACCGGGACATCAAGGCCTTCGAGCTGGCCCAGATGACCGGCCGCGCCGGCCGGCGGGGACGTGACCGGGTCGGGTTTGCCATTTTCGTGCCCGGCCCCTTCCAGGATATGCACGTCATTGCCGAAAAACTGCTCAGCCCGCCGGAGCCGGTCGAAAGCGCCTTTGATGCCAACTACACCATGGCGCTCAACCTGCTTCAGAAAATGTCGCCCCAGGCAGCCCGCAGTCTCATCGAGCGCAGTTTCCGGCACTTTCAGAACCGGAAGCTCGCTGACCGCCTGCGGCCACGACTTCAGGAAGTCAAAGCCCTGCTTGATGCCGACGCCGAATTGTGCCCGGCCGGCGACCGCGCCCAGACCTTTGCCGCGTACCGTCCGATTGCCCGTGAACTGGCGGCAGCACGCAAGCAACTGCGCCGCTGGCAAAATGCCAAACGGCAGCTCGATCTTGATGATCCCGACACCCGCGCCGATTATGAAGCGGCTGTGAACACGGTAAGACGGCTCGAAGCCGCCGCCGCCGATTTTCCCTGTTCCACGTGCTCGCAGGTCAGCAACTGTGCGCCCCGCGCAGCGGAAATGCTGGAAGCCCAGCGGCGCTATGAGCACCTTGCGGCCCGTTGCTCTGAAATCGAAAACGGTCTGTGGGAACGCTTCAAAAAATGTGTCGCTGTGTTGCAGCACTACGGTTATCTTGACCAGCATTGGCAGCCGACGGCCGATGGGCGGTGGGCCGCACAGTTGCGGGTGGACAATGCGGTTTTCGTCGGTGAGCTGATCCGGGCTGGCATCCTCGATGTCGAAAGCCCGCGTCACCTGGCCGCCCTGTGTGGAGCCATTGCCGCCGAAGACCGCGAGTTTCCGCTCTATGAAGAAACCCGCGCCGAATATCTGCGTCCGCTGCGGCAGGTGCGCGGTATTGCCTACGCCATTGCTGATGTGCAGGCGCGCTATGACAACTACTGCACGATGACGATTGACTACGATGCCGGCCGGTTGCTGTGGACATGGGCCGATGGACAGTGCACTTGGGAGGCCCTGCTGGCCATGACCGAAGCCGTTGAAGGCGATGTGGCGCGGCTGTTGCTGCGTACCTCAGATTTGCTGGGGCAGTTGGCCGGCCTTTCGGCTTCGCATCCCAAGCTGGCGGAGCAGGCGCGGGCGGCCATCTATGCCATTCGCCGTCCGCCGGTTGAAGACTGA